Within Anopheles nili chromosome 3, idAnoNiliSN_F5_01, whole genome shotgun sequence, the genomic segment CAGTGAGCTTTGTTCCTGCTTCCTATCGAATGTGTGGCTCTGCCGGGGTTCAGTATTTATTCATCATTTATTGGACGCATTCACTCGGAAATGGTGACGGCGACGAACCGCTTTATATGCCTTTCACAGCCGTTTCATCCTTTTCGTGTCTCGTTTGCCCCAAAAGACACTCGGCGAACCACGTGGAGAGCCGCATATACAAACAGAAAAAGGTCCTTTCGCCGGTCTGTAAACATCTTCTTATTTGCACGGAGTACAATGGAAAGCATTCAAGCTGAGCACTTTATGACATGGTTGGGGCAAATATTCCTTGTTAAACTCTATCCCTGTAATCGATAAAACCAGTCGTATAGGATGGGTAAAGCAGTTAGCATACCTATACACCATCTCTCACTAAAACGAGCATATCTAACTAAGCCACACTTCACGTCACATGACTTCAAAGTCTACATTCGAATGTGCTGAAGTGCatgtggaaaaaggaaaaatatcgCTGAAGGGCTCGGCGAAGGCGGTGTTTATTAACTTATCCAACAACTTCCGTATGCAATTGTGTTTTGCTAGCTTTCAAagtgacgattttttttagataaaaCACCGCCATTGTGCGACACTCAAACGATCTTTAGCATTGGAAATGACGGAAGGGCTATTAGATAAACAAGACTCTCGCTCATCGTTAGCGCACTATAAACTGCACACCTGTAACAGCAGGAAAACGCAAAGAAGCTACATCGAGGCGCGGTTCAGCGCTGCCATGCATGACTTGCATTTGGTCACTGGCGTGCCGGACGAGAATGgatgaaaatgtgttttccagCAGATCGCCTATCGATCGTACGATCCTTTTAATTCATTCAGGAAACAGACTACTTAGTTACTTATTTACTTATCGCAAATAGCATTCCATTTAAGGGAGTATTTTCATATTGTTACTGAAAAGCTAACCATTTTTTCACTCCCGGCTTTTGCTATTTTCTCGACAACACAAATAAATCAACAGCACGTTCAGCCGACGACATCGTCAGGTGGAAAAAACGTGCTGGTTTATTTATGTAATGGTTGCTACGATCAAACGCCACCCAGTCCCACTTTTGTCGACGATCGTCGGGTCCGAACGCGTGTGAGATCTATCTTTGTATCCCACGTTAAACTGCTGCAGCAACAATGGAGTTCCGATTGTCTGATGGTGTCTCCTCATATTAAATCCCAATCATGCCCTTGCCGAGTGGCGATGGCCCTCGGTATACTTCCGCCGAAATGGCCGCTTGCACAGGTATGACGCCGAAGAAATTGTGTGTAACTTACCTTTCCGCTGGCGTGTGCGATTTTCGCTGCTATGGCCGCTGCTTTCGGCTGATTGGGTAGGCTAGGCCTTCCACAGGTAAGTTAGAACCGATGGCGCCGCCGTCTTCGCCAATAACCTGTTCcggatgtgtttgtttcgaCAAATGGAGAATCCAATTTGCGTCGCTTCACCGGCTATTTGAAGTAAACCATGCCGTGATTTTACACACTTTTTCAATGCTCGTTCACTAGAACACGCGGCACTAGATTGCTCCGCCCTCGTCTCTACCCTCCTCGCCCTGCACTCGCGGTTTTcggaaaagataaaacaaaaccgatcTCTGCGAACACGGCATTCGTATAATCCTCACACGTTTTTCTCCTTTCCTTGCTCCTTAATAACTTCGGCCCACTCCGGTATCGAGCTTTATCACAATCACTACATCTATTTAAGCCGGAACGAATCGATCGGCACGTTACCAACCCGCTGTCGGAAATATTTTATCTTGCTCCAGATCCAATTCGCTCCTTGAAGGAGCCAAAAGAGTACAATCAACGCAAACGCTCCGCAGAACGTGCCTCCTCGGCCAGCtgatgttatttatttatgtgcgCTGTTTAAAGCACTCGCCTTTTAAATGCTTACAACGTGCAAACGGCTTCGAAATTCGCCGCATCTTGACAGCGTTTCCGTGACAGAGTGCCGGAGGGGTTACAGTGGCATGTCCAGTTCTCCAAAATTTGCACCATTCAATCGAGCGACGGTTTATCATCAGATTCTCATCTTTCCTTACACAATTTACATAAAAAGCATGAAGAACTTACCATATATATCCTTATTAGCAGCAAATACGAAACTAGAAACAATGGATTGCCAATTATCAAGAAAACAGAACCAATAAGTAACCAAGTACACGCAGGATGCGGTGCAACGTGTAAGGAGAGAATGTCCTCCAGCATTTACACTTTGTACATAAATTTAATGCTCAAAATTCGGTCTGGCCGTTTataatgtaacaaaaaatatcaaaagtaaaattatgaaataaaaaatggctaCATAAAATGGAGCAGGTGGCACATATCGAAGCATGGAACAAATAATCCACGTGTTATGCCAATCATGCACCATTTTCATTACTTTCTAAATTCGTCTCTAACAAAAAATCTAAAAGACCATTTGTGGATATAAGTATTGAAcatattttgtattttgttcaaACGTGCGTTTCCAACATAGCACATCTTACGCTAACTAAATTCCTTCAAAGTAGGATAGAATGCAGACAACAGCCGTATTATAAATTGCGCTTAAGGCTACAAAAAAATGACACATCTGTGAGGAAATTACACATATTTCTTCCTTCGTCACTGTTGCGCCACACGTGACGATTCCGGTACCAGACTGTTGAAATCCGAATGAATCTCggcaatttttttcatccgcAACAGATCGTTCAACAACATTtggatggtttgttttgttttggggtAGTTCTTCGCCATAGGAGATTCCAGCAAGTCTGCCTTTTCGTCATACGCCTCCAATCCTGCAATAGTAGCGAAGGTTTGGTTAATAAAAAATCTTTCCACATACGAACGCCCACCGTAGTCTCAATGTACCTATTATCTGCGCCTCTATCGCCTGCAGCCGACCCATCGCATCATTCTGTTGCTTCTGAATGTGATCAAGCAGGATGGCCTGGCACTCTGCCGGATCGATGGGCGcctccggcaccggcaccTGCGGCATCTGTTGCTGGATCGCCGATTCACTCGGCAGCTTTTCGACGCCTTCGCTCCGTGGCGGGCTCTTTTCCCACTTTTTCGACCACAGGTACATCTTTGGGTGATCCTTCTTCTCCGCGATGTTGATCTTCACCTGCAGGCTATGCATAAAGCGCTTCAACTCCAGCAGATTGCCCGTCAGCGTGTGAGCGTTCTTGAGGATGTCGAAGCGCTGGGCATGGCGCGAGTTTGTCGAGTGGTACTTGGCCACTGGCAACTTGCCCTCATAAAGCCAGTCCTGATCGTGCACGTACCGCTTCGACGCTCGTCCACGGTACGGATAGCGGCAGATACTGCACACATACGTTTCCGGTACCTCGCTGCTGTTGCGGATGTTCTGACAAAATGCGTGTTGCCAGCAAAGGCACACCTCGCATTGGACCATGAGCCCGTCTTCCTCCGTCACCTTGCATAGACAGTTTATGATCTCCTCCTTGCGCATACGGACGATCTTGATCACCTCACCGTTTTCATCCACAAGTCCGGAAGTCGACCCACCGACACTCGTGTTGATGAAGTCGTCATAGTACGCCCCTCCGATAGTTGTCTCGTTCTGCAATCCGCCACCAAAACCCGCGAACGGGGAGTAAGTCATACTGGAATCGGCTCCTCGCAGTACCGGCGCCGACCGATTGGCCGCCGATCGTCGCCCCATTTTCCCTCGCTTCATCCTTTTGGTCGAGGTGACtcctgctttctttttcgttacCAACCCGTGGCGAATTTTCTTTGCCTCGTCCAATTGTTTTCTCTTCGAaaacagttttattttcgccaccCTACTTTGCGCTTTGGGCTTGCTAGTACTGCTGCTCGGCGATGCTACTGTGGCGGATTCGTCTTCTTCCTGTTGGTCTTTCTTAACTGATGTCTCCTCGGGCACAGCGACGGCTTCCACAGTTCCATGCGAtatggggtgtttttccagTTCCTGCTTGACCAACCCGGGTGATTTCAACCGTTCCTCTTTGATGGGTTTGCCTTCCTCCGGAGTCGGCGGAAACGCGGCGAGTTCTGACTTTACAAGTACCtcgtcttttttctcttctttcatCACGTTGGACGAGGCTTTAGGTGTCGTCGAGACGTTTGATTTGCGTCCGGTCGATCTTGGTGTTTCGAGAAGATCCAGTGGAGTTCGCAATGCGGCCAGATCCTGCATGTTCAGTATCTCCCCCAAGCCTTTGGCCAACTCTTTGTGGTAGTGCTTGATATGAATCTGCAGGTGGTTCTCTTTACGGAACGTCTTCAAACAGTCCGCCTCCGGGCACTGGTATAGGTTATCGATAATTTTCACCTTTACTGAGCCGATGTTCACCTCGGTGTTGAGCAGCATCGGTTCGGCGGCCGGTTTCGGCAGGAAGCTGTCTTTGTACTCCTGTGTGTATTGGCAGAATCCCAGCTCTTTGGCGCGCTTACGATGTAACCCGAAATCAAACATGTTCAGGTCGTACGCCTCGCCACCGTCCGCCAGGTACTGCTTCATCTCGTGCTTCGAACGTATAACTTTTCCGGCGGGATTCACCAGCACCACGTCCATCTTCCCGTATGTCGTGAAGCGTTGGTACACGTGTTTAGTCCAGCCTTCCGGTAGGCGCCAATCGGGCACGATCACAGTGTACACTCTACCGCCGGGAAGATCCACTTCCGATGACTCCCCGACAGGGTAATCGTTCATCCAATGGCAACACCACTCGCCATCCGTTGGAACCTCTGGCAGTTCGCTTAACTTCACTAACTGCGGAATGCGCAGCTGATTGATCGAATTTATTGCGACCTGCATTTCACTCGCACCCTCCGCTTGCTCCACCGGTTCCGTCTTTATGACCATGCTCGATTCATTCACCTTGATCGGCTCCTTTTCGGGGGACAAGTCTGCCGGAACCCCCTTAACTATAGCATCTTCCGGACGCTTACCCCGACTGATGTGCGTTGCTTTACAGATCTTCGCAAACCCATCGTCGAAGATCACCTCGTACATATCGTTCTCCAGCACGCTCTTGATGGTGGCCTTAAACTTGCGCGAGTCGTTCCACCGAGCAAACACCTTCTCGCCGGCTGTGAAACTTGCGCTCGAAATCGGTCGCAATCGGACGCTGTCCATCGGGATCCATTCTTCGAGCGTGGAAGATTTTATCTTCTCCGTCTTGTCAAACTGCACCAGCACTTCACGTTCCTCTGTGTCGACCTCGATTAACTTTGCCGCGTGCCAGGTGCCACTGAAGTCCTGGGCCTCAATTTTGCCGCCCGGTGTGAAATCTATTACCTTTTCCGGAGCACTTTCGACGTTGTCGGCGGCTTGTGACGCGCAGACAGCCGGTGACGGAGGCTCAACGACGACGGAAGCGCCCTTCTTTACCGTTTGTTTCTTCGGAGTTGGCGAAGGATCTACGCGAGCCTTTTTCGCCAATGTCAAAGCGCTCTTTCTAGCGCTGCTCGCACgctttggtgttattttcgatttgtttttgtttcgaccagtcggtgtttcggtttttacCTTCTTTACGTCATCTTTCCGGTTGATGTCGTCATCCTTGTCGCCGACTTCATGCGGCACATCCTCATTTTTTCCTTTGTCGATTTTGGCTTCCATAGGCGAATCTTCAACCGTCTCCTTGGCGCCCTCCATCGCTTGTTGGTCATTGTCGCTCTTCTCCGACCCCTTACCGTTGGTCCAGGGGAAAATCGTTGGAACTATGCCTGTTTTCAGCACGTACTTTTTACCTTTGAACTCCTGAAAATCGGCCTTCCGAAAGTGTCGACTACATACGTTCGACATTTTGGACGCGTTGTACCCATCCGGCAGATGGCAGGCCGTGATCCAGGCACGCTTCGTTTCCTCCTGGTACGGTATCTTGTGGAATGTGACGCCGCGGTCTTCGGAGCGAGCCGTCGTCGACGGGCACTCTGGTACGATGCACTTACGGATACCCATGGTTCTGTTGGGGAATACTTACAACCTACACAATTCCCGCAACGTTTATCATTAACCCTGCGGTGTTAAACAAATTATGATGGGTTTCTTACACAGAAAAGGTcttaaaattatcaaaatacGCATGAAAAAGTGCACTGGTAAATACGTTTTTTCACAGCGtcaatattttcttcttcttcttctttaatGTTTGACAGCAAAGTAGACCACTTCCTAAGACTATGCAGCAGCCCTGATCGAGAAACgtcaaaatatttcaaatcatGCGCTAAACATACGAATATTTAGTTCAATGCAGATTTGtctaattattttatattgcACGATGATAAATTGTGATAGTAAAATCTATTTCAATTTCAGAAGTTTTTTGAACTAGATATAATCAATATGTAACATACTAAAAAGCGAATTCCGAAATGCAATTTGCCTGCATTCATGCAGAATGATGTACAACAAAATTCGCTAACATTAACCTGTGTTATCATATTTATGCTATACCattgtgctttattttcaaCAAGAAGAAAGtacaaacatattttaaatttccctTTACTATTTCATGAAGTTTTCTAAGCTTCATCATTTGGTAATTTACACTAGCGGTGATTCGAGCAGTTTCGAACAAGCTTGTACTACTGGAATGTACGAACAAACTATTGTCTGAGGCCAGAAGTAAATCGAAAAATTGTTATCTTTTCTCCTACATTACATTTCAATGGACAAATTACGTACTATTGTAATCATCTCTCACCCGCAACGGGCCTATCAAATCCGTGTCACGACCGAATGGACAAATCGGTTCACTCCAACCCTTGTGGTGGACTAATTGAATTGGCCACTACCTCGGAAGCGTTCCCGTTTTTGGTGAAACCGGCCTTCACCGTGAGACCCGTTCACGAAATATGCGTCGCATTAATTAGGGAATCCAACCGCAGCACCAGGCTACCGGAGCACGCCCGAACGTGGCCCGCGTTACGCAACCGCCGATTGTCGATTTACATAAATCATCCTCCACGAAGGAATCGCGGGTGCGTGCGAGGCCAACTGCCGCCGCTTTCGATGGATACACCCATCGTATCAGACACGAGGGAAGGTGCCACGACGCTACGTGCCGGTGCATAATCGGAATTGGATGCACTTTCAGCTGCGATGCAACGCCACCACGCCTCGTGCATGCAGATCGAAGTGTTTGCCATTATTAGAACGGTAGCGAATCTGCACCCGATAAGCTCGATGGGCGAATAACGCGAAGGAATTTGAATGCCAACGGCAAGGATCGACTCATCACCCAACGGTGACGaatccatcatcgtcatcatcacctTGGCACCTATACAACTCGTGTCGTCATAAAGTCAACAAACATAAGGCCACCTGTACTTGAGTGTGATAAAGCCATTCCGTAGATATGCTACCCATCGATCCCGGTGAGGTGCCTAAAACTATGCTCTAAAATCGTAACACCAACAGGTTTTCGGTTACTAAATATCCGTACGCCCTGGCGGGACAGGTTGCTGAATCGCTTCCTGGTTTAGAGTCGCGATCCAAATAAACCCGGTTCCTTATCGATACACGTTTTTCGCTGAGTGGGACGCGGATGATGTTCGTGTCACCCTAGTGTGTCACTTGGGCCGTTAGCTGTTCAATTCCTGCCCCTCCAGAAGAGACTGGAACTCATATGCCACCAAGCGCGCAGGAACCGGCTTCcgtttggtggagaaaatacGACCAtctgcaatgcggaaacgTGATCGCTTCTCGCTGGGGGTCATCCAAAAGCGATGTTGGATGGCCATATTAGATACACTCGCCCGAGGGAGCAGGATCGATGTCATATTATCGAT encodes:
- the LOC128725588 gene encoding uncharacterized protein LOC128725588, which encodes MGIRKCIVPECPSTTARSEDRGVTFHKIPYQEETKRAWITACHLPDGYNASKMSNVCSRHFRKADFQEFKGKKYVLKTGIVPTIFPWTNGKGSEKSDNDQQAMEGAKETVEDSPMEAKIDKGKNEDVPHEVGDKDDDINRKDDVKKVKTETPTGRNKNKSKITPKRASSARKSALTLAKKARVDPSPTPKKQTVKKGASVVVEPPSPAVCASQAADNVESAPEKVIDFTPGGKIEAQDFSGTWHAAKLIEVDTEEREVLVQFDKTEKIKSSTLEEWIPMDSVRLRPISSASFTAGEKVFARWNDSRKFKATIKSVLENDMYEVIFDDGFAKICKATHISRGKRPEDAIVKGVPADLSPEKEPIKVNESSMVIKTEPVEQAEGASEMQVAINSINQLRIPQLVKLSELPEVPTDGEWCCHWMNDYPVGESSEVDLPGGRVYTVIVPDWRLPEGWTKHVYQRFTTYGKMDVVLVNPAGKVIRSKHEMKQYLADGGEAYDLNMFDFGLHRKRAKELGFCQYTQEYKDSFLPKPAAEPMLLNTEVNIGSVKVKIIDNLYQCPEADCLKTFRKENHLQIHIKHYHKELAKGLGEILNMQDLAALRTPLDLLETPRSTGRKSNVSTTPKASSNVMKEEKKDEVLVKSELAAFPPTPEEGKPIKEERLKSPGLVKQELEKHPISHGTVEAVAVPEETSVKKDQQEEDESATVASPSSSTSKPKAQSRVAKIKLFSKRKQLDEAKKIRHGLVTKKKAGVTSTKRMKRGKMGRRSAANRSAPVLRGADSSMTYSPFAGFGGGLQNETTIGGAYYDDFINTSVGGSTSGLVDENGEVIKIVRMRKEEIINCLCKVTEEDGLMVQCEVCLCWQHAFCQNIRNSSEVPETYVCSICRYPYRGRASKRYVHDQDWLYEGKLPVAKYHSTNSRHAQRFDILKNAHTLTGNLLELKRFMHSLQVKINIAEKKDHPKMYLWSKKWEKSPPRSEGVEKLPSESAIQQQMPQVPVPEAPIDPAECQAILLDHIQKQQNDAMGRLQAIEAQIIGLEAYDEKADLLESPMAKNYPKTKQTIQMLLNDLLRMKKIAEIHSDFNSLVPESSRVAQQ